TCTTCCTGGAAggtagaaacagaagaaacaatttGCAGCAACCCTACCAAGCAGGAGAACAACACTTCAACATTTCTCATTCACATCCTCAGACGTTGCTTCCTTGAACCAAGAACAGAGCGTTTCTCTAAAACGAGACACGTGTGTTAGAAGAGCTCTTGGAAATTAAACTCTATGACAGCAGAAAAAAAGCCTCATGGGGAGAAATCCTTCAGAAAGCCGAGCAACAGGTGAAGATGGAAAACAGGAGAGAATACATTGAACGTTCAAGGTTCGGTCTCAAACCCCTGACATCCTAAAATAGGAATTTTAGAAAGAGGTAACAGCAAATGGCAGACAAGGCATTGGTGGAAACCACTGATTAGTGAAATAACCTAGGAAGAAGCTCCCAGGACTGAAGGACAGGTGTTTCCAGACTGAGTTCCCAACATAGTGAAAGAAAGTCCAGGCGCATGGAGACACCGCCCTGTGAAATTTCAACAGATGACCCTAAAAATGTGCAGAGAGGAGCAAGCCTCCATGTGGTAAACGATCATCAATTCGAGTGCCTGtgaatttccttcttctttttaagatctgagagagtgagagagagagcacgagtggaggtatggacagaggaagagggacaagcagactccttactgagcagagagcccaatgtagggaTCAGtgacaggaccctgagatcatgacttgagccgaaagtcagatgcttaatccactgagccacccaggtgcccttgcctGTGAATTTCTTAACAGCACTCCTAGAAGGGAGGAGACGATGCCTTCACCGTCTGAAGGAAGAGGTCTCTAACCTAGAGTTCTATGCTTAGGCAAACTACAAGTGTGAGGACGAAACCAAGACATTTTCAGGTTTGCAGTATCACTAAAAAAATGATTTCCCAGCCACCTCTTTTCGGCTTCACCCAAACAGGTGagtgaatcaagaaaaaaaatagcaggcTGAGGAGGGCCAGCACAGGGGGATAGAAGGGAATCCTCTGGGAGACGGAGAGGGGAAAACCCAGACAGAGAGACCATCTACCCAGACTGCCGCTGACTTAGGAGTGGTGGCTGAAGCCTGCAGAGCCTCCCGTCCCTGGCCACCCTCCCTGGCTGGAATAGGTGGCCACAGAAAGTCCATGGAAGCCTCCCAGTGGACCTAGTGCGTGCCTAAGAAGGAATGACGCAGCGCCGCGTTGCAGGGAAGCCTCTTGGCAGACGGCGGCAGCTTTCTAACCCTCACAAGACAGTGGAAAGCAGACCCTCCTGAATTAGGCGAGCTCTCTAGAAAGGCCTGCATGCTAGAATATTCACTAAATGTCTCCTGGGACGGGTGGGGGGtagggtgtggggggtgggggaagggggacatGCGAGAAAGTTCTTCGCTTACCTTTTATCTCCAACTGTGCGTATAAACACCTGTGACCACACACAGAACAGTGTCGTCGCCGAGAGGCTGTTTTACAGCCTCACTTTGGACGTGCTAAGCTCTCCCTGTCCCACCCTGACAGCACAGCCACCCTCCAACTTCCAGCCATAGGCTCCACGAGGTCCCAAGGTGAAGCACCTTCTGATCGCCTTTCCCACGTCTCCTTCGGAAGGAGACACGAGCCGCCTGGACGGCCGGCCCCATCCGCCCTCCATGGGGACACCCGCCCAGATGGCCCAGCAGCAGGGCCGCGGCGCCGGCCGACGGCGGGACATACACATAGCTATGGAGCCACGCTCGCCCTCACCCTGCCCTGCAGCCCGCACGTGGGCCGCAACTCTAGGGGAGGCCCCAAACCCCGCCCAGAGGGTCACGCGGTGCGCCTGCCGCCGGGGCCTGGCCTCATCCCGCGCTCCNCGGCGGGGCGCACGGGGACTGCGCGACACGGCGCGATGGAGTCGAGTGGAGGCCGCGCGGAGAGCTCGGGCCGCGGCCCGCGGGTGCTGGTGGTGGGCAGCGGCATCGCGGGACTGGGCGCCGCGCAGAGGCTTTGCCGCCACCCGGCCTTCCCGCAGCTGCGGGTCCTGGAGGCCACTGGCCGCGCAGGCGGCCGCATCCGCTCGGAGCGCGGCTTCGGTAACGGACTCTCCCGGAACCCCTTCCCCGAGCCCATTTCCGGAACCCAACGGGTGCTGCCCGGGCTCTGCCGCTCCTGGTCCGGCCTGCACCCGGGCTTAACCGACCCGGAAGCCTTACCTGGCCTCCCCGAGTGAATCTCCGCCCCACCCCGCTTAACCAGGCCAAGTTCACTGGTCCCCGAAACTCGGCTGCCCGGTTGGCAGGCCGGCCCCGCCGGAGAGGGTTACCTATGTCTCTGCAGTCGCTCTGGTTGTGTTCCACCAGGAgctccccctccagcctcccggtcactcccaggcaccccttctgccCCCATGCCGGCTCTCCAAGTGTCCTCCGAAGGCGAAGGCGGGTGCAGGCCAgcactcccccgccccccaaatgTTCCCCTTAAAGTAGGTCTGACCAGGCCCTAGGACTGTAGTCTTCAGGACCTCGTGTCCCTGGGGCTAGTTCTCAGAGCATATTTGGGAAGGGCAGGGCTGGTGTGGTCCAGCAGAAGGGCTCGGGTTGGCCTTTGCGGGGCGGGAATCTCAAAGTGTCAtgtcctgccccccccccaggtggTGTGGTAGAACTAGGTGCTCACTGGATCCATGGGCCCTCACAGAGCAACCCGGTCTTTCAGCTGGCTGCCAGGTACCAGCTGCTGGGGGAGAAGGACTTGTCAGAGGAGAACCAGCAGATCGACACTGGGGGTCATGTGGGCCTGCCCTCCGTGTCCTACGGCAGCTCCGGGGTAAGTGTGAGCCATGAGCTGGTGGTGGAGATGGCGAGTCTTTTCTACAGTCTCATAGACCAGACTCGGGAGTTCCTGCACACAGCCGACGCCCCAGTGCCCAGCGTTGGGGAGTACCTCAAGAAGGAGATCCGTCGGTGCGCGGCTGGCTGGATGGGGGATGAGCCGACCAGGAAGCTCAAGCTGGCCATCCTCAACAGCTTCTTCAACGTGGAGTGCTGTGTCAGCGGCACCCACAGCATGGACCTGGTGGCCCTCGCACCCTTCGGGGAGTACACCGTGCTGCCCGGGCTGGACTGCACCTTTCCTGGGTATGTGCATGCCCCGCCCACCCAGTCAGCCCTCCAGGCACCCTGGGaccccctccctgtgctcctggAGTCCCTCCATGCACCCAATCCCCTCCAGGCACCCTGGGaccccctccctgtgccctgggCCCCTTCCATTTACCCGAGTTCCCCTCCCTGTACTCCTGGAGTCCTTCCATACACCCTTGCCCCCTCCATGTACCCTGGGCTCCCTCCATGCACCCAGAACCCCTCCACGCACCCTGGGCCCCCTCCATGCACCCTGGGGCCCCCTCCATTTACCTGAGttctccctgtgctcctggagTCCTTCCATGTACCCTGGGACCCCCTCCATGCACCCCAGTCCCCTCTCTATGCGCCCAGGTCTGCTCTGAACCCTGGGCCCCTTTATGCACCCTGGTCCCTCTCCATATACCCTGGGACCCTTTCCATTTACCTCAGGTTGAGCTTTGGGAAGCAGGGGAATGGTGAGAAGGTCAGGAGGGCATTTGTCTTCCTTGTTTTCGAGAGATGGCTCATTTGTTTCTCTAGTTTAGCTCActtgggaaaaataattattttcaggaAAAGGTGGTTAAAAGAAGGCAGTGCATCTCGTAACGCTTTCTTCCTCCTGTATTTACGAGGCCTCTTATGTGCTAAGTGCTGTGTGAGGCTCCAGCCTGATGGACAGACAGCCCACCCCTGTGGTGGGAGGCTCTCCCCTCACCGAGCACTCAAGAGGCCCTCACAGGACTGTCCTGCTGGGCTCTCCGGAGTCACCCCAAGCCTCCTGGCAGGGGAGGGCATTTGTGATCAGAAGTAGGGTTCCAGGCGGGCAGGGAGGAAGCCTTTTCCTCCCCCGATTACCTCCACTCGCTCACGCTCACCTAATCCCCCTGCTAGCCTAAGGTAGACTGGAAACCCCTGGGGAgaacccctgccctcctccctccttccctgcaggGCCACCTCTGCCGGCAGCTCCCTCTGAGAACACCAACACCTCTGTCTGTCCTAGGGGCTACCAGGGGCTCACAAACTGCATAATGGCCTCCTTGCCAGAGGGTGTGATCGTTTTTAACAAGCCCGTGAAGACCATTCACTGGAATGGGTCCTTCCAGGAAGCCTTGTCTCCTGGGGAAACGTTTCCAGTGTTGGTGGAGTGTGAGGACGGGGCCTGCTTCCCTGCACATCACGTCATCATCACCGTGCCCTTAGGTAAAGCCTGTTTTCCCTGTCAGGTTTCCCTTTGGTCACCACGCCTGGGGCCCCGACCTCTGGCTCTGTCCGAGCTCAGCGGGCTCTGGAGTGTTGTCCAGGCTCTAGCTCACATTTTCTATCTAGTTTCGGGCAGGATTATTCTGTTGTGTTTTGTGGCAATTGCATGCTTTGGAATTGAGTTGCACATTAAGAGAAAATGGATGTCTTGCTCCTTTCCGAGGAAAGGCTGGGACTGCTTCCAGAAGTTCACCGAAGCTGTGCTTTCTTGGAGACGGAAGTGGGTGTGAAAAGCAACTCTCAGCTTCAGTCGTGGTGTAATCGAGGGAGGGTCCAGCACATGGTTCTGTTTAATTCTGGATCTGACCCCCGAGGCACAAGCCATTTTGGCAATTTGACAAAAGGCGGATGCGGCTGAGAGCCAACCCGCGTCTGTGCCATCTCGCCGGCTCCGCGTAGGTCCCCGTCCTGTCTGACAGATGCAGACAGAGTTATGCCGCTTACCTGTGCGAGTTCACAAAGCTAGCAGGGGCCAGGGCTGATGGAGGGCACAGAGCAAGGGTCCAGCCATCCCGGTTTGCTCAGGACCGACGTGCTGGCGGTGGGTGAGCTGGCGAGCACCAGCTCCGTTCTCCCACACGGGGACTCAGGTGGGACGTAGTCGCATGGTCTGCGGCTTCTCTCTTAGCCGCCCCCTCTCTTCTTGGTTAATACAACTTCCGTCAGTCCTTCCACGTCAGCATGCATGGATCGCTCAGTCTTCCTTGACCCCCAGCAGTGTCTGTTCGTTCACCGTCGCAGTGCGTGCTTGCTGAGCCGCTGCTCTCAGTAGTGAGTGCATTACCGTGACTGTCGATGTTGTTCACTGGGAG
The DNA window shown above is from Ailuropoda melanoleuca isolate Jingjing chromosome 6, ASM200744v2, whole genome shotgun sequence and carries:
- the PAOX gene encoding peroxisomal N(1)-acetyl-spermine/spermidine oxidase isoform X1; translated protein: MESSGGRAESSGRGPRVLVVGSGIAGLGAAQRLCRHPAFPQLRVLEATGRAGGRIRSERGFGGVVELGAHWIHGPSQSNPVFQLAARYQLLGEKDLSEENQQIDTGGHVGLPSVSYGSSGVSVSHELVVEMASLFYSLIDQTREFLHTADAPVPSVGEYLKKEIRRCAAGWMGDEPTRKLKLAILNSFFNVECCVSGTHSMDLVALAPFGEYTVLPGLDCTFPGGYQGLTNCIMASLPEGVIVFNKPVKTIHWNGSFQEALSPGETFPVLVECEDGACFPAHHVIITVPLGFLKEHLDTFFEPPLPTEKAEAIRKIGFGTNNKIFLEFEEPFWEPDCQYIQVVWEDASPLEDVASELRHVWFKKLIGFLVLPSSESVHVLCGFIAGLESEFMETLSDEEVLLSLTQVLRRVTGNARLPAPRSVLRSRWHSAPYTRGSYSYVAVGSTGDDIDLLAQPLPADGAEAQLQMLFAGEATHRTFYSTTHGALLSGWREADRLIALRDPQAQLPGPRL
- the PAOX gene encoding peroxisomal N(1)-acetyl-spermine/spermidine oxidase isoform X2, giving the protein MESSGGRAESSGRGPRVLVVGSGIAGLGAAQRLCRHPAFPQLRVLEATGRAGGRIRSERGFGGVVELGAHWIHGPSQSNPVFQLAARYQLLGEKDLSEENQQIDTGGHVGLPSVSYGSSGVSVSHELVVEMASLFYSLIDQTREFLHTADAPVPSVGEYLKKEIRRCAAGWMGDEPTRKLKLAILNSFFNVECCVSGTHSMDLVALAPFGEYTVLPGLDCTFPGGYQGLTNCIMASLPEGVIVFNKPVKTIHWNGSFQEALSPGETFPVLVECEDGACFPAHHVIITVPLGFLKEHLDTFFEPPLPTEKAEAIRKIGFGTNNKIFLEFEEPFWEPDCQYIQVVWEDASPLEDVASELRHVWFKKLIGFLVLPSSESVHVLCGFIAGLESEFMETLSDEEVLLSLTQVLRRVTGNARLPAPRSVLRSRWHSAPYTRGSYSYVAVGSTGDDIDLLAQPLPADGAEAQF